The following proteins come from a genomic window of Larimichthys crocea isolate SSNF chromosome III, L_crocea_2.0, whole genome shotgun sequence:
- the flrt3 gene encoding leucine-rich repeat transmembrane protein FLRT3, translating into MVRQCKAFILFLVRIGLLLGLANPLVTSASCPSACRCDGTFIYCNDRGLTSIPTGLPLDATVLFLQNNRIKSSGIPAELRRLSNVEKIYLYCNNLDEFPTNLPLGLKELHLQENNIRMITHASLAQIPYIEELHLDDNSVSAVSIEEGAFRDSNHLRLLFLSRNHLSTIPSGLPMSIEELRFDDNRISSISEQSLQDLINLKRLILDGNLLNNRGIGEMAFINLINLTELSLVRNSLTSPPANLPGTSLEKLQLQDNHINRVPPGAFAFLRQLYRLDLSGNNLSSLPQGVFEDLDNLTQLLLRSNPWQCTCRMKWVRDWLRSLPSKVNVRGFMCQGPDKVKGMAIKDLTTDMFDCTDSELLPTYETSTVSNTVRPSQPQWPMFVTKRPVVKGPDISKNYHSTTTSSGRKIITISVKSSSADTIHISWRVSQPMTALRLSWLKLGHSPAFGSITETIVQGERREYLLTALEPESSYRICMVPMETSNIYLSDETPVCIETETGSHKSYNPTTTLNREQEKEPYKNSSLPLAAIIGGAVALLAIIMLALVCWYVHRNGSLFSRNCTYNKGRRRKDDYAEAGTKKDNSILEIRETSFQMIPINHLPVSKEEFVIHTIFPPNGLSLYKSPHSENSINNRSYRDSGIPDSDHSHS; encoded by the coding sequence ATGGTGCGTCAATGCAAGGCCTTTATCCTCTTCCTCGTCAGGATTGGGCTGCTGCTGGGCCTTGCTAACCCCCTGGTGACCTCCGCCTCATGTCCCTCAGCCTGCCGCTGTGATGGGACCTTCATTTACTGTAATGACCGTGGCCTGACTTCCATCCCTACTGGTCTACCCCTGGATGCTACAGTGCTCTTTCTGCAAAACAATCGCATCAAGAGTTCAGGCATTCCTGCAGAGCTGCGCAGGCTCTCAAATGTGGAGAAGATCTATCTTTACTGCAACAATCTGGATGAGTTTCCCACTAACCTTCCTCTGGGGCTAAAAGAGCTCCACCTTCAGGAGAACAACATTCGGATGATTACCCATGCCTCTTTAGCCCAAATTCCCTACATTGAAGAACTGCACCTGGATGATAACTCTGTATCAGCAGTCAGCATAGAGGAGGGGGCCTTCAGGGACAGTAATCACCTCAGACTGCTTTTTCTCTCCAGAAACCACCTAAGCACCATCCCTTCAGGCCTACCCATGAGCATTGAGGAGCTGCGCTTCGATGACAACCgcatctcctccatctcagaGCAGTCGCTGCAAGATCTCATTAACCTGAAGCGACTAATCCTGGATGGTAACCTGCTCAACAACCGTGGGATTGGGGAGATGGCTTTCATCAACCTGATCAACCTGACTGAGCTCTCTCTAGTGAGAAACTCCTTGACATCACCGCCAGCCAACTTGCCAGGCACCAGTTTGGAGAAGCTGCAGCTACAAGATAATCACATTAATCGGGTCCCACCTGGGGCTTTTGCCTTCCTTAGGCAACTGTATCGCCTGGACCTGTCTGGCAACAACCTGAGCAGCCTCCCTCAGGGTGTATTCGAAGATCTGGACAATCTCACGCAGCTCCTGCTACGCAGCAACCCCTGGCAATGCACTTGCAGGATGAAATGGGTGCGTGACTGGCTGCGATCGTTGCCATCTAAGGTGAACGTACGTGGCTTCATGTGCCAGGGTCCTGATAAGGTCAAAGGCATGGCAATTAAAGACCTAACTACAGACATGTTTGACTGTACGGATTCAGAACTCCTCCCGACGTATGAGACAAGCACCGTCTCCAATACTGTACGTCCGTCACAGCCCCAGTGGCCCATGTTTGTGACTAAAAGGCCTGTAGTTAAAGGACCTGACATCAGTAAGAATTACCACAGCACTACGACCTCTTCAGGCAGAAAGATCATCACCATCAGTGTGAAGTCAAGTAGTGCAGATACAATACACATATCATGGAGAGTGTCACAGCCCATGACTGCCCTGCGGCTCAGCTGGCTAAAGCTGGGACACAGCCCTGCCTTTGGCTCCATCACTGAGACAATTGTGcaaggggagaggagggagtaCCTGCTCACTGCACTGGAGCCAGAATCTTCATATAGGATATGCATGGTTCCCATGGAGACCAGCAACATTTACCTGTCAGATGAGACCCCTGTTTGCATAGAGACAGAGACTGGTTCTCACAAATCATACAACCCGACTACAACTTTaaacagagagcaggagaaagagCCTTACAAAAATTCCAGTCTGCCTCTGGCTGCTATCATTGGAGGGGCTGTGGCTCTTTTGGCAATAATCATGTTGGCACTGGTGTGTTGGTATGTCCACAGGAACGGTTCACTTTTTTCCAGGAACTGCACCTACAACAAAGGCCGTCGGAGAAAGGATGACTATGCTGAGGCTGGCACTAAGAAGGACAACTCCATCCTAGAAATCCGAGAGACTTCTTTTCAAATGATACCTATAAATCACCTGCCTGTGTCCAAGGAGGAGTTTGTGATACACACGATTTTCCCACCTAATGGCCTGAGTTTATACAAAAGCCCTCATAGCGAGAACAGCATTAACAACAGGAGCTACAGAGACAGTGGAATACCAGATTCAGACCATTCCCATTCGTGA